The following nucleotide sequence is from Penaeus vannamei isolate JL-2024 chromosome 10, ASM4276789v1, whole genome shotgun sequence.
CAACAGGTTTGGATTCCGCTCATCTGCCGCCGCGGGGTGTCGCTCGAAGGACCATAAAGTACGAAAGGGAATTACATCCTTCTGGAGTTTATCCAAAGTCATTCCGTTAAGCCTTGATTCTAAAGGCAGAGGATTGGATATTCACCTCAAATAGGATTCCACTCCACCGTGATTTGCAAAACGGATGTTGTGAAGATAAGCGAGAAATTGTTTTTTGGACAAGAGTAACGccttttactttgtgtgtgttcgtctatctatttatctttttattacaaagtaaagaaaatgaggaatttAGGATTTGGTCTAGACTTGATGGATATACAGAATGatcatatacacatgcgtgtgcgtctgtatctttgtgtatgtgggtgtttgtgtgtgtgtatttgtgtgtgtgtgggtgtttatgtgtatgtgtatgtgtgtatgtatttgtgtatgtgtgtgtgtgtatgtttgtatgtgtaaacgtatgtctatgtgtattctTAACATTTGATTCATAACCCCATCACTGCTCAAAAATCATAAttctgacaacaacaacaacaacaacaacaacaaaatccagcCCCGCCCCTGGTTCGTCGGAATTAACTGTCGTTTCTTAAAATTGATATCGACCTTAACTTCTCAACTGAGATTGCTTCGCGTCTTTCCGTGCCTGttattcctttctatctatcttcatctctttatccttcctgcttttcttttctctctctctttttttatatattgtacgtacatcagttcatatatatatatatatatatatatatatatatatatatatatatatatatatatatatatatatatatatatatatatatatacatatatatatatatatatatatatatatatatatatatatatatatatatatatatatatatttatatatatatatatatatatatatatatatatatatatatatatatatatatatatatatatatatataaatgtatatgtatatatacatatttctcccctctctctctctctttctctctatctctctatctatcttgggAGGTAGTTCCAAAGAGGTCGTTCGAGAGAGGTCGTATTGTGATTGATTTTGGAGTAGGAGATGACGTtttaaaggaaggaatggaagagaagagggaggtcgTCAGGATAGGGATTGTTATCGAGGTCGTTCTAAGAGGTGGTCGTTCTACGTGAGTCGTCGTCGTAGCGGGGGTCGTTCTTCCTGTGGGGTCGTTATAAGAGGTGGTCGTTCTACGTGAGTCGTCGTCGTAGCGGGGGTCGTTCTTCCTGTGGGGTCGTTATAAGAGGTGGTCGTTCTACGTGAGTCGTCGTCGTAGCGGGGGTCGTTCTTCCTGTGGGGTCGTTCTAAGAGGTGGTCGTTGTACGTGAGTCGTCGTCGTAGCGGGGGTCGTTCTTCCTGTGGGGTCGTTATAAGAGGTGGTCGTTGTACGTGAGTCGTCGTCGTAGCGGGGGTCGTTCTTCCTGTGGGGTCGTTATAAGAGATGGTCGTTCTACGTGAGTCGTCGTCGTAGCGGGGGTCGTTCTTCCTGTGGGGTCGTTCTAAGAGGTGGTCGTTGTACGTGAGTCGTCGTCGTAGCGGGGGTCGTTCTTCCTGTGGGGTCGTTCTAAGAGGTGGTCGTTGTACGTGAGTCGTCGTCGTAGCGGGGGTCGTTCTAAGAGGTGGTCGTTGTACGTGAGTCGTCGTCGTAGCGGGGGTCGTTCTTCCTGTGGGGTCGTTATAAGAGGTGGTCGTTCTACGTGAGTCGTCGTCGTAGCGGGGGTCGTTCTTCCTGTGGGGTCGTTATAAGAGATGGTCGTTCTACGTGAGTCGTCGTCGTAGCGGGGGTCGTTCTTCCTGTGGGGTCGTTATAAGAGGTGGTCGTTCTACGTGAGTCGTCGTCGTAGCGGGGGTCGTTCTTCCTGTGGGGTCGTTCTAAGAGGTGGTCGTTCTACGTGAGTCGTCGTCGTAGCGGGGGTCGTTCTTCCTGTGGGGTCGTTATAAGAGGTGGTCGTTCTACGTGAGTCGTCGTCGTAGCGGGGGTCGTTCTTCCTGTGGGGTCGTTATAAGAGGTGGTCGATATACGTGAGTCGTCGTTCTATCAAGGATCATCTTATCAGAGAAAGTCGTCTTATTGGAACAAGTCGTGAGGGGAGAGGTCgtcatagcaacagcaataaggGGATAaatctctttattcatatattttttcttccctttttaaagACTATATTCTTAAATCAAATATCTTTTATTTCAACTCAAAGAGTCAGAAAACAAGTTGATTAGCTCTCGATCCAATCAAATGATCCATCACAGAAAATTGGTTATATCTTTAATTTGTGGGAAACTCGTGTAATTTAAAAGTGATTATTCTCAAGGGTGTAAGCTGAGGTTTGCGAACTTTAAGTGATTTCTGATTATCAAAATTCTCGCAATTATCTAtccgtgtcatatatatatgtctatctgtctcatatgtctatctgtctgtttttctgataacctcttgatttttttttttttttcgaaacacaACTCATATTCCCAAGGTTTCTGAGGAATATTAATGACGTCATCAATAAACGCTCTTTCTGAGAAATCACTATAGCGACATGATTTTCATAtgaatttcgttctctctctatctccttatttcgctctccctcactctctctctctgtttctctctctctcctctctctctctctctctctctctctctctctctctctctctctctctctctctctatctctctctcactctctctctctctctctctctctgtctctctctctctctctctctctctttcgctctccctttctctctatctctctcgctctccttctctctatctatcttccccctcctctctctctctctctatctatctatctgtctatctctctttagctctcctcccttctctccttctctctctctttccctctatctatctctctctctttgtctctttctgatgataatattgatagtgattgtgataacaatagcagatgataataatagtagtaataatagtgacagaaataatgataaggataataaaaatatgacaatgataataatgatattgataatagaataatgaaatgataacaacatgataataacgttgataaaaatgagagtagtaataataataataatgacgatgaagattgtaatgataataatgaatattatgatagtaacaaaaatgatgacgataaagattatgatgataatactattcaAATAGCAATGGtactgatggtaatattgataattatgataaatgataataataatatgataatgatatcaataaaaaataatgattatgatgataatattcataatggtaattataacgacaatgaatattataatggttataatgataatgataataataacaacaacaaaaataatgaaaataataaaacaacaacaataataatggtaataataacattgataatgatcatagtaatatcaatgttaatactatcagtgataataataataatgataataatatcagtggtaataataataatgataataatatcagtgataacaataacaatgataataatatcagtgataataataataatgataataatatcagtgataataacaataatgataataataatgataattacaacagtgataataatgataatgacaatggtaataataatgatagtaataaaagtaatcttgataacaatgaaacattgataatactaataatcatatcaatgataacaacaacaacagcaataatactaataatgataataatagtaatattgataatgaaagtaacaacgatgataataacaattatctaaatgatgataattctaataacaatatttctttcattatgttaataataacagttgtaCCTAAAAATCCACCAATCATAGACGTCCACCaccctatttcttttccttacaTCAATTTTTATCCAACATAAGTATTCCATAGACGTCCACCAACCTATTTCTTCTCGTCAAATCAATTTTTATCCAACATAAATATTTCGAAACGGTTGTTGCTTCCCCAAGAGAGCAGTCAGGACCGTGGCACTCAGACGGGCGCGCGAGAGGGCCCTGACTGACAGCCAGGACCCTTCAGATAAATATCCCCTTGTTAGGGCCTGTAGCCTTTGACACTAATGGTCACCCAGCTGCCGCGGGGGACGGTCGGAGGGCgagccaacagaaaacgggaggtggggggaaacttcgctttttttcttttctttttttctttttttgtgtgtgtgtcgaagaGATTGATTATCAGATTTCGTTGTTGGCTAATTGGACCGGTCGCTGACGTCATACGGGGATAATGTTTCCTTGTGGCTTTTTCTTTGTGTAGATGTACTCTTACataccatgtatacatatacacatacacacatgtatatatatatatatatatatatatatatatatatatatatatatatatatatatatatatatatgtatatatatgtatatatatacatatatatatatatatatatatatatatttatacatatatatatatatatatatatatatatatatatatatatatatatatatatatatatatatatatatatatatatatatatatatatatatatatatatatatatatatatatatatatatatatatatatatatatatatatatatatatatatatatatatatatatatatatatatatatatatatatatatatatatatatatatatatatgtatatatatgtatatatatatatatatatatatatatatatatatatatatatatatatatatatatatatatgtatatatatatatgtataaatacatatgaatataaatgtaagatatgcatacatatatgtacatgatacatGCAAGATACTGGAGAATATTGGCTGTCTATGAAAAGTTCAAGTAACCTTTGCAATGCTTTATAAGGCTTGCCATCTCTATTCATTGTGTTTTGCATTTTGAAATCTGATCTAGACAAAAGTTACAAACATCTGCTCTCTgtagtttggaaaaaaaaaatctaattaaatcTACGGAGTTATATCCTTGTTTCACTAACTATCTACGGTATATATCATGACGCGTGTACATCCAGTATTTTCACCGCTGCTGCATAACACTCCACTGCAGTCCTTGATTGAAATAATGAATGTGTGTTGTGACAGCATGGCaaacattatttatttttgtaattcatgtgtttatgtatgagttGGTTGTTAGTGTCAGCATGGTTTCTTATGCTTATCTAAGAGTAAGTGCAAAGGTCTTGCTCCTTAACGTAATATAATTTTGTACCACGCTATAAAGCCTATGATTTTCCTTATAGCTATCAATAACTatgtaataaatattataattatcattgtcatttgttttattaattacattatttcctcattctcctcgccTTGCAAGTCTGATATGATACTTGACTGCACAAACAGCGAAACAAGAAATGATGTACAAATCTTACTTTACATTCACATATAATTACCTCTCCCTTAGCAGAAAAGGTTCCAGGCGAATGGCGTCACCTTGGTTGATCACATTAGCTTTTGGAAATCAGTGAGAACATCATAGCAACTGCCTTGTGGGAGGCTGATATCAAATTAATTCTGCTACTGATCATCTGGGAGTCTAATATCAAATTTAATGTTATAATGAACATCACTGACTTTTCTACTATATGCTAAAGTcacgaatatatctatatattttttttataaatctgcaTCATGTTTTATCTATTatgttttatctatatcttttttatcgatatctttgtatctttactttttatcgatatctttatatctttatctttaatctatatttttcatctatatctttttatcgatatcttttatttatacatttttatctatatctctttatctatatcttgtcttatctatatttttctatctctatgcTTTATTTCCTTACCACAGGAgtcaatagaaaaaaacaacaacattactaTGTTTTCCCTGGAATCGGTTTCGTTGCGACAAAAACGGAGGCGGAAACGATTCAATATCGGTCGCGCGTACGTATTGCAGAGGCCAAATTTGTGGGTTTTCAACGGATTGCTTTGTTGTGCGGACGCTTGTTGCAGCATTCTTGTGTGTTCAGGCCAATGTCTGgttcttttattttcgtcttaatcattacttttttttttatttcttattcttttttttatctgccctttcgttgtgtttgttttcgtttttctcttttcgccAAACCAttgttccttattttttttcttgtgatgatATTGTTTCGCAATTCATAAGGAATATGAGGTATTTTCGTTCAGCTATTCAGATTGTCCGATTTCCTTTCAAAACTCAcgaattcttatgattattgtggCAGGTATTTTCACCAATaggtttaataattttttttcctggGATGTCGAACCCTAAAGTTCTGAAacctatgaatgtgtgtgtgtatgtgtgtgtgtgtgtgtgtatgtgtgtgtgtgtgtgtgtgtgtttatgtgtgtgcgtttgtgtgtgtgtgtgtgtgtgtgtgtgtgtttatgtgtgtgtgtttatgtgtgtgcgtgtgtgtgtgtgtgtgtgtatgtgtgtgtgtgtgtgtgtgtgtgtgtgtgtgtgtgtgtgtgtgtgtgtgtgtgtgtgtgtgtgtgtctgaaagaaCCAATGCTGTGGCTCCCACTAAAGCCTCATATTTCATTAATATGTCAATAGTTTTCtctcaaaccaaaaaaaaaaaaaaaagagaaaagaaaaaatgcctctaactaaagaaaaagaaaggaaaagaaattatttGATGGCGGCAAATTCCgaaaaaaacagccacaatagAGCTATTCGAT
It contains:
- the LOC138862877 gene encoding uncharacterized protein, which translates into the protein MILDRTTTHVYRPPLITTPQEERPPLRRRLTKNDPRYDDDSRRTTTSYNDPTGRTTPATTTTHVQRPPLRTTPATTTTHVQRPPLRTTPQEERPPLRRRLTYNDHLLERPHRKNDPRYDDDSRRTTISYNDPTGRTTPATTTTHVQRPPLITTPQEERPPLRRRLTYNDHLLERPHRKNDPRYDDDSRRTTTSYNDPTGRTTPATTTTHVERPPLITTPQEERPPLRRRLT